One part of the Thiothrix nivea DSM 5205 genome encodes these proteins:
- a CDS encoding ABC transporter permease: MSLLFRHWQQRWRMPELRLLLLALIVSVTAVTAVSFFTSRVENAMQGQARQLLGGDLVLSSARPLDNAYLKRGQALGLETAETISFPSMVSHGDKLQLSQLKVVSNNYPLRGDLKTAATPDAPETLATGQLPARGEIWAEARLFAELGVQAGAEVMLGRSTFRLARVLTQEPDRSSNLFQLAPVVLMNLDDLPATGLLTPASRASFNYLFAGDGGAVRQLRKTLEAELKPTERIRTLDEDLSSVQQTLQRSGRFLGLAALLSVVLAGAAVALTSTSLLRRELSAVAVLKAMGMSRKRVLFDHAFSLLLTAVLAGVVGTVLGLVVQFGLAAWLSQFVGEDLPAPSLLPALTGLLTAVILLLGFALPQLLRLVDTSPMQILQGALQRPHQSVWVVLASLLVAVFGLLWLQAQDLQLAAMLLAGLLVGIGLFWALSVAALRLMQAVGRKWQSRWIPSLGRSRRAVLLVVVFATGLFSLLLLTTVRTDLLDRWQEALPADAPDHFLINIQPAEARSLEQFFAQHSIKTSLYPMIRGRLVEINGAPVNPDKLENPRAQRLAEREFNLSSFSEFPASNALLEGKWFDQGVAGFSIEKGIGETLHFGMGDRLTFDIAGQRLSDTVTSVREVRWDSMQPNFFVIAAPGSLGEMPSTYITSIHLGAKKALVTDMIRQFPSVTAIDVGAIVGQVRSLIAQVSMAVQGIFVFTLIAGVVVLIAALQSQKAERRREIAILKSLGAGRAELRWRIWGEFLLLGALAGVLAGLLALTAGNLFGYYLFDLDMKLNLLPLLVGGVAGSLLVGVAGYWNLRGLLNVLPMSLLKA; the protein is encoded by the coding sequence ATGAGCCTGCTCTTCCGCCACTGGCAACAGCGTTGGCGTATGCCCGAACTCCGCCTGCTGCTGCTTGCCCTGATCGTTTCCGTTACCGCCGTGACTGCCGTCAGCTTCTTCACCAGCCGGGTGGAAAACGCCATGCAGGGACAAGCCCGCCAGCTTCTCGGTGGCGACCTGGTACTGAGTTCTGCCCGCCCGCTGGACAACGCCTATTTGAAACGCGGCCAGGCACTGGGGCTGGAAACGGCAGAAACCATCAGCTTCCCCAGCATGGTTTCCCACGGTGACAAGTTGCAACTGAGCCAGCTCAAGGTGGTGTCCAACAATTACCCATTACGTGGCGACCTGAAAACGGCAGCCACGCCTGATGCGCCGGAAACACTGGCGACTGGCCAGCTGCCCGCCCGGGGTGAAATCTGGGCGGAAGCCCGGCTGTTTGCGGAACTCGGTGTGCAAGCAGGGGCAGAAGTGATGCTTGGCCGCAGTACTTTCAGACTTGCCCGCGTCCTGACGCAGGAACCCGATCGTAGCAGTAATCTGTTCCAGCTTGCGCCGGTGGTGCTGATGAATCTGGATGACCTGCCCGCTACCGGGTTGTTGACCCCGGCCAGCCGCGCCAGTTTCAATTACTTGTTCGCCGGTGATGGCGGTGCGGTTAGGCAATTGCGCAAAACGCTGGAGGCGGAACTGAAGCCTACTGAGCGCATCCGCACGTTGGATGAGGATTTGTCATCCGTACAGCAAACCTTGCAACGTTCCGGGCGTTTCCTCGGGCTGGCGGCGCTGCTGAGCGTGGTGCTGGCGGGCGCGGCGGTGGCGCTGACTTCCACCAGCCTGCTGCGGCGTGAGTTGTCTGCGGTGGCGGTGTTAAAAGCGATGGGGATGTCGCGTAAACGGGTACTGTTCGACCATGCGTTTTCGCTGCTGCTGACGGCAGTGCTGGCGGGTGTGGTGGGCACTGTGCTGGGTCTGGTCGTGCAATTCGGGCTGGCGGCATGGCTGAGCCAGTTTGTGGGCGAGGATTTGCCCGCGCCTAGCCTGCTGCCCGCACTGACCGGTTTGCTGACGGCAGTCATTCTGCTGCTTGGGTTTGCCTTGCCGCAGTTGTTGCGCCTGGTGGATACGTCACCCATGCAGATTTTGCAGGGGGCATTGCAACGCCCGCATCAGTCGGTGTGGGTGGTATTGGCTAGTCTGTTAGTGGCGGTTTTCGGCCTGTTGTGGTTGCAAGCGCAGGATTTGCAATTGGCCGCCATGTTGTTGGCAGGTTTGCTGGTGGGTATTGGCCTGTTCTGGGCGTTGTCGGTGGCGGCGCTGCGTCTGATGCAGGCAGTGGGCAGGAAATGGCAAAGCCGCTGGATTCCTTCGCTGGGGCGTTCACGCCGCGCCGTGTTGCTGGTGGTGGTGTTCGCCACCGGGCTGTTTTCCTTGCTGTTGCTGACTACGGTGCGTACCGACTTGCTGGATCGTTGGCAGGAAGCCCTGCCAGCGGATGCACCAGACCATTTTCTCATCAATATCCAGCCTGCCGAGGCCAGGTCGCTGGAACAGTTTTTTGCGCAACACAGTATCAAAACCAGCTTGTACCCGATGATTCGCGGGCGGCTGGTGGAAATCAATGGTGCGCCGGTTAACCCCGACAAGCTGGAAAATCCGCGCGCCCAGCGCTTGGCGGAGCGCGAATTCAACCTGTCGTCATTCAGCGAATTCCCCGCCAGCAACGCTCTGTTGGAGGGCAAATGGTTTGACCAGGGCGTGGCAGGTTTTTCCATCGAAAAAGGCATTGGCGAAACCCTGCACTTCGGCATGGGTGACCGGCTGACTTTCGACATCGCCGGGCAACGCCTGAGCGATACGGTGACCAGTGTGCGCGAGGTGCGCTGGGACAGTATGCAGCCTAATTTTTTCGTCATTGCCGCGCCGGGCAGTCTGGGGGAAATGCCCAGCACTTACATCACCAGCATCCATTTGGGCGCGAAAAAAGCCTTGGTGACGGATATGATCCGCCAGTTCCCCAGTGTGACCGCGATTGATGTGGGGGCGATTGTCGGGCAGGTGCGTTCCCTGATCGCGCAGGTCAGCATGGCTGTACAGGGCATTTTCGTCTTCACTCTGATAGCGGGCGTGGTGGTGCTGATTGCGGCCTTGCAATCGCAGAAAGCCGAACGGCGGCGCGAAATCGCCATCCTCAAATCGCTGGGCGCGGGTCGGGCGGAACTGCGCTGGCGCATCTGGGGTGAATTCCTGTTGCTGGGCGCGTTGGCGGGTGTGTTGGCTGGGCTGCTGGCTCTGACTGCCGGTAACCTGTTTGGTTATTACCTGTTTGACCTCGACATGAAACTGAATTTGTTACCGCTGTTGGTTGGTGGGGTAGCAGGCAGCCTTCTGGTCGGTGTGGCAGGCTACTGGAATTTGCGTGGTTTGTTGAATGTTTTGCCTATGTCCTTACTGAAGGCTTAG
- a CDS encoding ABC transporter ATP-binding protein gives MNNTAIQTDNLVKTIPQAGRDLQILRGISLSIDSGESVAITGTSGSGKSTLLGLLAGLDLPSSGSVQLFGQALDGLDEDQRAALRLGKVGFVFQSFHLLENLTALENVMLPLELGRQGEKEKLARAALQQVGLGERMSHFPNQLSGGEQQRVALARAFVTRPQILFADEPTGNLDRATGHEISDLLFALQEKFHTTLVLVTHDETLAARCQQHYRMEEGRLV, from the coding sequence ATGAATAACACAGCCATTCAGACCGACAACCTAGTGAAAACTATCCCGCAAGCCGGGCGTGATTTGCAAATTCTCCGTGGTATCAGCCTCTCAATTGACAGCGGGGAATCGGTCGCGATTACCGGCACCTCCGGCTCCGGCAAGAGTACGCTGCTGGGCTTGCTGGCGGGGCTGGATTTGCCTAGCAGCGGTTCGGTGCAACTGTTCGGGCAGGCGCTGGACGGGCTGGATGAAGACCAGCGGGCGGCACTGCGGTTGGGCAAGGTTGGGTTTGTGTTCCAGTCGTTTCATCTGCTGGAAAATCTGACGGCGCTGGAAAATGTCATGTTGCCGTTGGAGTTGGGGAGGCAAGGAGAGAAGGAGAAACTGGCCCGCGCAGCGCTGCAACAAGTTGGGTTGGGTGAACGCATGAGCCATTTCCCTAACCAGCTGTCCGGCGGGGAACAGCAGCGGGTGGCATTGGCGCGCGCTTTCGTTACCCGCCCGCAAATCCTGTTTGCGGATGAGCCGACCGGTAACCTCGACCGTGCTACTGGCCACGAAATCAGCGACCTGCTGTTTGCCTTGCAGGAAAAATTCCACACCACGTTGGTCTTGGTCACGCATGACGAAACGTTGGCGGCGCGTTGCCAGCAACATTACCGGATGGAAGAGGGGAGGCTGGTATGA
- a CDS encoding arylesterase produces MLRVLYLIFAAVCFLPVGNTVVLADATPPPADNSPTLLVWGDSLSAAYGIPVDKGWVSLLQGKLDDQYKVVNGSISGETTAGGLTRLPDALEAFKPAYVLLELGANDGLRGIALDEMRGNLEQMIKLSQDAGAKVVLIGVVLPPNFGAVFTEKFGTAYAELAEQHELPLVPSLLQDVADNWDLMQADGLHPVAEAQPKVLENVRSVLDGVLH; encoded by the coding sequence ATGTTGCGCGTACTGTACCTGATCTTCGCCGCCGTTTGTTTTTTACCGGTCGGGAATACGGTTGTTCTGGCTGATGCGACGCCCCCGCCTGCGGACAATTCCCCAACCCTGCTGGTGTGGGGGGATAGCCTGAGCGCGGCCTACGGCATCCCGGTCGACAAGGGTTGGGTAAGTTTGTTGCAGGGCAAGCTGGACGACCAGTACAAGGTGGTGAATGGCAGTATCAGCGGGGAAACCACCGCAGGCGGCCTGACGCGGCTGCCGGATGCATTAGAGGCATTTAAACCGGCTTATGTACTGCTGGAACTGGGCGCAAATGATGGGCTACGCGGCATTGCCCTGGATGAAATGCGCGGCAATCTGGAACAGATGATCAAGCTTTCACAAGATGCAGGGGCGAAGGTGGTGCTGATCGGCGTCGTGCTGCCACCCAATTTCGGCGCTGTTTTTACCGAAAAATTTGGCACTGCCTATGCGGAACTGGCTGAACAACACGAGCTACCGCTGGTTCCCAGCCTGTTGCAGGATGTGGCGGATAACTGGGATTTGATGCAGGCGGATGGGCTGCACCCTGTAGCCGAGGCGCAGCCGAAGGTGCTGGAGAATGTGCGGAGTGTGCTGGACGGAGTTCTGCACTGA
- a CDS encoding B12-binding domain-containing radical SAM protein — MKTTPTILIVDLNNFARYPTLAIGYLVAPLRAAGFQVEVLSPLAHGAPAMTHEQQETWLEHAKRRLYFSTHPLMQRLHEPLRAAYARRSFRAHPPTLAMLEQRLQHNPPDIILLSAYLEHLPTVTWIGQQASQRGVPVLLGGPAFTHPQTIQAWRQLEGISAIFAGEADFVITELVKAILEGQDLQAWAGVSSSSSENLDAAPPLQGLERLPMPDFSDFPWERYPHRIIPVMTGRGCSWNVCTFCSDVITSNGRTFRSRPLAKILDELRQQAERYQARDFIFLDLKLNSDLEVWHGLIDNIQQTVPGARWIATVHVDGKGENGLDAATLQAAKMSGLTRISFGLETGSQPLARRMGKGTRVERNAQFIQDAHRAGLSVRCSMMLGYPGETADDLRATLEFLQTHQAQLDRIRPARFKAIPGTRFERLYHNRPSRFAGIDVQGWNYRLARADYRNRNTRCPVYRKVKRDILSTIHAINSQPLRDDARQFDGLM; from the coding sequence ATGAAAACAACGCCTACCATCCTGATTGTCGACCTCAACAATTTTGCCCGCTACCCCACCCTCGCCATCGGCTATCTCGTCGCCCCGCTACGTGCCGCCGGTTTTCAGGTGGAAGTGCTGTCCCCACTGGCGCATGGCGCGCCCGCCATGACCCACGAACAGCAGGAAACCTGGCTGGAACACGCCAAGCGCCGCCTGTATTTTTCCACCCACCCGTTGATGCAGCGCCTGCACGAACCGTTACGCGCAGCCTACGCCCGTCGCAGTTTCCGCGCCCATCCGCCCACCCTGGCCATGCTGGAACAACGCCTGCAACACAACCCGCCCGACATCATCCTGTTGTCAGCTTATCTGGAACACTTGCCCACCGTGACGTGGATTGGGCAACAAGCCAGCCAGCGGGGGGTTCCGGTCTTGCTGGGCGGCCCGGCTTTCACCCACCCGCAAACCATCCAGGCGTGGCGTCAACTGGAAGGCATCAGTGCCATTTTCGCCGGGGAAGCCGATTTCGTGATCACGGAACTGGTCAAAGCGATACTGGAGGGGCAGGATTTGCAGGCATGGGCAGGCGTTTCCAGCAGTAGCAGCGAAAATCTGGACGCTGCCCCGCCACTGCAAGGTCTGGAACGCCTGCCCATGCCCGATTTCAGCGATTTCCCGTGGGAACGCTACCCGCACCGCATTATCCCGGTGATGACCGGGCGCGGCTGTAGCTGGAATGTGTGCACATTTTGCAGCGACGTGATTACCAGCAACGGGCGCACGTTCCGTTCCCGTCCATTAGCAAAAATTCTGGATGAGCTGCGCCAGCAGGCGGAACGTTATCAGGCGCGCGATTTCATTTTCCTCGACCTCAAACTCAACTCCGACCTGGAGGTTTGGCATGGGCTGATCGACAACATCCAGCAAACTGTACCGGGTGCGCGCTGGATCGCTACCGTGCATGTCGATGGCAAGGGTGAAAACGGGCTGGATGCGGCCACATTGCAGGCAGCCAAAATGTCTGGCCTGACCCGCATCAGTTTCGGTCTGGAAACCGGTAGCCAGCCATTGGCACGGCGCATGGGCAAAGGCACGCGGGTGGAACGCAATGCACAGTTTATTCAGGATGCGCACCGGGCGGGTTTGAGCGTGCGTTGTTCGATGATGTTGGGTTACCCCGGCGAAACAGCGGATGATCTGCGCGCTACCCTCGAATTCTTGCAAACCCATCAGGCACAACTTGACCGTATCCGCCCTGCCCGTTTCAAGGCGATCCCCGGAACCCGTTTTGAACGGCTGTATCACAATCGCCCCAGCCGTTTTGCGGGCATTGATGTGCAAGGCTGGAATTACCGGCTGGCGCGCGCTGATTACCGCAACCGTAACACGCGTTGCCCAGTTTACCGTAAGGTGAAACGCGACATCCTCTCGACCATCCACGCCATCAACAGCCAGCCCTTGCGGGATGATGCGCGCCAGTTTGACGGGTTGATGTGA
- a CDS encoding response regulator transcription factor, protein MSTASHTTEKTLHRWRILVVDDHPLVRAGLASLISNEADMDVCAEAAGQGEALQRLKECTPDLAIIDISLGEGSGFSLIRHIKAAGTPVRMLVLSMHDESLYAERAIRAGAMGYVNKQEAAEHVVEAIRKVLAGKVYLSERVTERILLGMTQGSSHDDDSPLANLSDRELEVFWLVGEGVGASEIASRLHLSVKTIETHRDKLKKKLGIDSASELNRFAMQWLLEHPAKERTP, encoded by the coding sequence ATGAGCACCGCATCCCATACGACGGAAAAAACCTTGCACCGCTGGCGCATCCTGGTCGTGGATGACCACCCGCTGGTGCGCGCTGGCCTGGCATCCCTGATTAGCAATGAAGCGGATATGGACGTGTGCGCGGAAGCCGCCGGGCAAGGCGAAGCGCTGCAACGCCTGAAAGAATGTACACCTGACCTTGCCATCATCGACATTTCCCTGGGGGAAGGCAGCGGTTTCAGCCTGATCCGGCACATCAAGGCGGCGGGGACGCCGGTGCGGATGCTGGTGCTGTCGATGCACGACGAATCCCTGTATGCCGAACGCGCCATCCGCGCCGGTGCGATGGGCTACGTCAACAAACAGGAAGCCGCAGAACACGTGGTAGAAGCCATCCGCAAAGTGCTGGCCGGAAAAGTCTACCTGAGCGAACGGGTGACGGAACGGATTTTGCTCGGCATGACCCAGGGTAGCTCCCATGACGACGATTCCCCACTGGCCAACCTGTCCGACCGGGAGCTGGAAGTGTTCTGGCTGGTCGGCGAAGGCGTCGGTGCCAGTGAAATTGCCTCACGCCTGCACCTAAGCGTCAAAACCATCGAAACCCACCGCGATAAACTCAAGAAAAAACTCGGCATCGACTCCGCCAGCGAGCTGAACCGTTTCGCCATGCAATGGCTGCTGGAACACCCGGCCAAAGAGCGTACCCCATGA
- a CDS encoding PAS domain-containing sensor histidine kinase → MISINKPAFPANQSKEECLRQLRENEYRLLAILDNAAEAIVCVDSNGCILDFNRAAERMFGYQANQVAGQDINTLIVMAENERAADFLDEFLRQPRPRVPWRNLERMGKRNSSLFPVELAIGEIDSLGQFSFIIRDLSEYKRLEQQVIDASTLEQESIGHEIHDGLGQQLTALDLLATSLARKLERSGSPDASTAAVLAHHAREALAEARSIARGLAPVAIDPDGLSTALNALAESNRAATAINCQASIRSPVSIPDSRIATHLYRIAQEAVTNAIRHSGARNIELSLKQKNGLTLLCVQDDGGGLPTNASQQGGLGLHIMRYRANLIGAQLNITGNTSGCRVCCTLPIQKAQ, encoded by the coding sequence ATGATAAGCATAAACAAACCAGCCTTCCCGGCAAACCAGAGCAAGGAAGAATGCCTGCGCCAACTGCGGGAAAACGAATACCGCCTGCTGGCCATTCTGGACAATGCCGCCGAAGCCATCGTCTGCGTCGACAGCAATGGTTGCATCCTCGACTTCAACCGAGCCGCCGAACGCATGTTTGGCTATCAGGCCAATCAGGTGGCCGGGCAGGACATCAACACCCTGATCGTGATGGCCGAAAACGAACGCGCAGCGGATTTCCTGGATGAATTCCTGCGCCAGCCCCGCCCGCGCGTGCCGTGGCGCAATCTGGAACGCATGGGCAAGCGCAACAGCAGCCTGTTCCCGGTGGAACTGGCGATTGGTGAAATCGATAGCCTCGGGCAGTTTTCCTTCATTATCCGCGACCTGAGCGAATACAAGCGGCTGGAACAGCAAGTCATCGACGCCAGCACCCTGGAACAGGAAAGTATCGGCCACGAAATCCACGATGGTTTGGGTCAGCAACTGACCGCGCTGGATTTGCTGGCCACCAGCCTCGCCCGCAAGCTGGAACGGTCTGGCAGCCCGGACGCTTCCACCGCTGCCGTCTTAGCGCACCATGCCCGCGAAGCACTGGCCGAAGCCCGCTCCATCGCCCGTGGCCTGGCCCCGGTAGCAATTGACCCTGACGGCCTGAGCACGGCACTGAACGCGCTGGCTGAAAGCAACCGCGCTGCGACCGCCATCAATTGCCAAGCCTCTATCCGCAGCCCTGTCAGCATCCCCGACAGCCGTATCGCCACCCACCTTTACCGCATTGCCCAGGAAGCCGTCACCAACGCCATCAGGCACTCGGGCGCACGCAATATTGAACTTAGCCTGAAACAAAAAAACGGGCTAACCTTGCTTTGCGTACAAGACGATGGCGGTGGCCTACCCACCAACGCCTCGCAACAAGGGGGATTGGGCTTGCACATCATGCGTTACCGCGCCAACCTGATCGGCGCTCAGTTGAACATTACGGGCAACACCTCTGGCTGCCGGGTCTGCTGCACGCTCCCCATTCAGAAAGCTCAGTAA
- a CDS encoding ABC transporter ATP-binding protein, with translation MTTALDIQGLRKTYNNGFAALKGIDLRVEQGDFFALLGANGAGKSTTIGIVSSLVNKTAGKVNIFGYDLDSQREQAKAQIGLVPQEFNFNMFEPVVEIVVNQGGYYGIPRKEAFARAETLLKQLGLWEKAREMARNLSGGMKRRLMIARSLIHQPRLLILDEPTAGVDIEIRRSMWDFLRKLNAEGTTIILTTHYLEEAESLCRNIGIIDKGELIENTSMKKLLNRLDTESYVFDLAEPLVELPSTSSNLCHCSLQDPTTLEVAFHKEHYSLNQVFAFLNDQGVQVHSMRNKTNRLEQLFLELVEGNKP, from the coding sequence ATGACGACTGCACTGGACATTCAGGGTCTACGCAAGACTTACAATAACGGCTTCGCTGCACTCAAGGGTATTGACCTGCGGGTGGAACAGGGGGATTTCTTTGCCCTGCTGGGTGCAAACGGTGCAGGAAAATCCACCACCATCGGCATTGTCAGCTCGCTGGTGAACAAGACGGCGGGTAAGGTCAACATTTTTGGCTACGACCTCGACAGCCAGCGCGAACAGGCCAAAGCGCAGATCGGGCTGGTGCCACAGGAATTCAATTTCAACATGTTCGAGCCAGTGGTGGAAATTGTGGTCAACCAGGGCGGTTATTACGGCATCCCCCGCAAGGAAGCGTTCGCCCGCGCTGAAACCCTGCTCAAACAGTTGGGCTTGTGGGAAAAAGCCCGCGAAATGGCACGCAACCTGTCCGGCGGGATGAAGCGCCGCCTGATGATTGCGCGTTCCCTGATCCACCAGCCACGATTGCTGATCCTCGACGAGCCTACTGCCGGGGTGGACATCGAAATCCGCCGCTCGATGTGGGATTTCCTGCGCAAACTGAATGCGGAAGGCACCACCATCATCCTCACCACGCATTACCTGGAGGAAGCCGAAAGCCTGTGCCGTAACATCGGCATCATCGACAAGGGCGAGCTGATCGAAAACACCAGCATGAAAAAGCTGCTCAACCGGCTGGATACCGAAAGTTACGTGTTTGACCTGGCCGAACCGCTGGTAGAACTGCCATCAACCAGCTCGAACCTGTGCCATTGCAGCCTACAAGACCCGACCACGCTGGAAGTCGCTTTCCACAAGGAACATTACTCGCTCAACCAGGTGTTTGCCTTCCTCAACGATCAGGGCGTGCAAGTCCACAGTATGCGCAACAAAACCAACCGGCTGGAACAACTGTTCCTGGAACTGGTGGAGGGCAACAAACCATGA
- a CDS encoding ABC transporter permease, whose protein sequence is MNAAQKWTAYYTILIKEVLRFSRIWKQTILPPVITTSLYFVIFGNLIGEKIGEMDGHRYIDFIMPGLIMMTVITNAYANVVASFYGSKFQGNIAEMLVSPTPNWIILAGFVSGGVARGMAVGIAVTLISLLFTHLHMQHFWVMASIVTMTAVLFSLAGVINAVYARSFDDINIIPTFVLTPLTYLGGVFYSISTLPEFWQKVSLLNPVLYMVNGFRFGILGVSDMPVWVSYGVIAGFILLLGGFSLYLLNKGTGIRS, encoded by the coding sequence ATGAATGCAGCACAGAAATGGACAGCCTATTACACCATCCTGATCAAGGAAGTGTTACGCTTTAGCCGCATCTGGAAGCAGACCATACTGCCGCCGGTGATCACCACTTCGCTGTATTTCGTGATTTTTGGCAACCTGATTGGCGAGAAAATCGGCGAAATGGATGGGCATCGTTACATTGATTTCATCATGCCCGGCTTGATCATGATGACGGTAATCACCAACGCCTACGCCAATGTGGTGGCGTCGTTTTACGGCAGCAAGTTCCAGGGCAATATTGCGGAAATGCTGGTGTCGCCTACCCCGAACTGGATCATCCTGGCAGGCTTCGTCAGTGGCGGGGTGGCACGGGGCATGGCGGTAGGCATCGCGGTAACGTTGATCTCGCTGCTTTTCACCCACCTGCACATGCAACATTTCTGGGTAATGGCCTCCATCGTCACCATGACGGCGGTGCTGTTCTCGCTGGCGGGGGTCATCAATGCCGTGTACGCACGCAGTTTCGACGACATCAATATCATCCCCACCTTTGTGCTGACGCCACTGACCTATCTGGGCGGGGTGTTTTACTCGATTTCCACGCTACCTGAGTTCTGGCAAAAGGTATCGCTGCTGAACCCGGTGCTGTATATGGTGAATGGCTTCCGCTTTGGAATTCTGGGTGTGTCGGATATGCCGGTGTGGGTGAGTTATGGGGTGATTGCGGGCTTTATCCTGTTGCTGGGTGGGTTTAGCCTGTATTTGCTGAATAAGGGGACTGGGATTCGGAGTTGA
- a CDS encoding TIGR03862 family flavoprotein gives MSNSVIIGGGPAGLMAAEQLVNAGYAVDLYDAMPTVGRKFLLAGIGGLNITHSEPFDAFCSRYAERQPELQPLLETFGAEALRQWCAELGVETFIGTSGRVFPKEMKAAPLLRAWLVRLKRKGLRVHTRHRWLGWDEQGQLVFQTPQGMVVKETPPIILALGGGSWKKLGSDGAWAKLLSARNIPIAPLQPANCGFLCRWSEHLRTRFAGSPLKSVTLSFTDLAGQTETRMGEMILTERGVEGSLIYAFSARLRDMIAARGSATLHLDLLPNHSREQIEAALHNKPASKTLGAFLKSRFRLDGAKTALLFEVLDKSQWQNLPLLASTLKAIPMTLIATTPIDEAISTAGGVPFEALDENLMLRAMPGVFCAGEMLDWEAPTGGYLLTACFATGCKAGQGVIRWLQTQTVT, from the coding sequence TTGAGCAACAGTGTCATCATCGGTGGTGGCCCTGCCGGGTTGATGGCTGCCGAACAACTAGTCAATGCCGGGTATGCCGTTGACCTGTACGACGCCATGCCTACTGTCGGGCGCAAGTTCCTGCTAGCCGGAATCGGCGGGTTGAACATCACCCACTCCGAACCTTTCGACGCATTTTGCAGCCGCTACGCCGAGCGCCAGCCGGAGTTGCAGCCTTTGCTGGAAACTTTCGGCGCAGAGGCATTACGCCAGTGGTGCGCGGAACTTGGGGTGGAAACTTTCATCGGCACATCGGGTCGGGTATTCCCCAAGGAAATGAAAGCAGCCCCCTTACTTCGGGCGTGGCTGGTACGGTTGAAACGCAAAGGCTTGCGCGTGCACACCCGTCATCGTTGGCTGGGGTGGGATGAGCAGGGGCAGCTTGTTTTTCAGACTCCGCAAGGCATGGTTGTTAAAGAAACCCCTCCCATCATCCTCGCCCTCGGCGGTGGAAGCTGGAAAAAGCTCGGCAGCGACGGTGCGTGGGCAAAGCTGCTGTCAGCACGGAATATCCCAATCGCACCACTCCAACCCGCCAACTGCGGCTTCCTCTGCCGCTGGAGCGAACACCTGCGCACCCGCTTTGCCGGTTCCCCGCTGAAATCCGTCACCCTCAGCTTCACGGATCTGGCGGGGCAAACCGAAACGCGCATGGGCGAAATGATCCTGACGGAACGTGGGGTGGAAGGCAGCCTGATCTACGCTTTTTCCGCCCGCCTGCGCGACATGATAGCGGCACGCGGTAGCGCCACCCTGCATCTGGATTTGCTGCCTAACCACAGCCGTGAACAAATCGAAGCGGCCTTGCACAACAAACCAGCCAGCAAAACACTGGGCGCTTTCCTGAAAAGCCGTTTCCGATTGGATGGCGCAAAAACAGCGCTCCTGTTTGAAGTGCTGGATAAATCACAGTGGCAAAACCTGCCGCTACTGGCTTCCACCCTGAAAGCCATCCCCATGACGCTGATAGCGACCACCCCCATCGACGAAGCCATCAGTACCGCTGGCGGCGTCCCCTTCGAGGCGCTGGATGAAAACCTGATGCTGCGCGCCATGCCGGGCGTGTTCTGCGCCGGGGAAATGCTCGATTGGGAAGCGCCCACCGGCGGCTACCTGCTGACCGCCTGTTTCGCCACCGGGTGTAAGGCCGGGCAAGGCGTGATCCGCTGGCTGCAAACCCAAACCGTTACCTGA